The following proteins are co-located in the Tachysurus vachellii isolate PV-2020 chromosome 17, HZAU_Pvac_v1, whole genome shotgun sequence genome:
- the LOC132859596 gene encoding macrophage mannose receptor 1-like, translating into MFQLLLLLGFFSLGVCLPRQYQFINENKTWSEAQKYCRENYDDLASVSNTEEDLALKNAIDIWNSRRTWIGLYDDLNSWKWSLDDDSFYKEGERNFRNWYIRKPRGWYELSLCVYLSYYDGAWWETSCSSMLHFICFDGEVNASERYVLVNQSMDWNEAQRYCREHYTDLTSVRNETENQKIRSLILKNAYYSNCWIGLYRTMSWSDKSNSSFSNWKPGQPDTYGQTKTCTAVSFNNNDEYYYYHYYYGKWTGENCGDAFPFLCYSTMPSLPSRQYHFVNENKTWTEAQRYCRENYTDLATIDNVEEMNTLLNTVNCSYSGLAWIGLYGDEDSWRWSLDDDAFYQEGERDFRGWPHEPDYYNENEMCVYITSDGTWFDGNCNNYLQFVCSDGWNGTKSFTLINQPMSWIQAQHYCTVYYTDLASVRNQADNEQILNLTGGFNTWIGLYRTRLWSDKREYMYENWRPATQFIPEQPDNGAYVFWEYGFQHCTAVSLTDSGYWTDESCIITIPFFCYKKSCTASSCSLYQYHFINQNKTWTEAQRYCRDKYTDLATINSIEDVTRLLNTATAYDIYSGLAWIGLYDDLKSWKWSLGDDSFYKNGERNFRNWYINKPRNWIGNSLCVVFSSYSTQWSEESCSHTLPFICFDGRVNASESYVLVKQRMNWTEAQSYCREYYTDLVSVRNETENDKIGLLLHQFDYYYYNYYYYNNNYYYLVWIGLYKTRSWSDQSNSSFSNWKPGQPDNYRQNESCTAVSFNDSGKWTDENCSNGFPFLCYSTMSSTSSLQYHFVNENKTWIEAQTYCRESYTDLATIDNMEEMNTLLNTVNGSYSGLAWIGLYGDEDCWKWSLDDDAFYQEGERDFRGWPHQPDNYNGNEMCVSMNNKGEWFDRSCNARNLFVCFNGTNIYVQIYNSMTWEESQRYCRENYIDLASVRNENELQQILSIMYGYEIWIGLYRNRLWSDQSNSKFTYWRPAFPAQGPEPDNGLNVFGQYGNQHCTAVDHSGQWTDENCSDRLPFVCYTDFTPGAAMGVRLKTRSNDNLIL; encoded by the exons ATGTTTCAACTTCTGCTGCTTTTGG GGTTTTTCAGCCTTGGAGTCTGTCTTCCTCGTCAGTATCAGTTCATTAATGAGAATAAGACCTGGTCTGAAGCACAGAAatactgcagagagaattaTGATGATTTAGCCTCTGTTAGTAACACTGAAGAAGACTTGGCCCTTAAAAACGCAATAGACATCTGGAACAGCAGGCGAACCTGGATTGGACTGTATGATGATCTGAACAGCTGGAAATGGTCTCTGGATGATGATTCTTTCTacaaggagggagagagaaacttTAGAAACTGGTATATACGGAAACCAAGAGGCTGGTACGaactcagtttgtgtgtgtatttatcttaTTATGATGGAGCTTGGTGGGAGACATCTTGTTCCTCAATGCTTCATTTCATTTGCTTTGATGGTGA AGTGAATGCCAGTGAAAGATATGTTCTCGTTAATCAGTCCATGGATTGGAATGAAGCTCAAAGATACTGCAGAGAACATTACACAGACCTGACCAGTGTGAGGAACGAGACTGAAAACCAGAAGATTAGATCATTAATACTTAAAAATGCTTATTATTCAAATTGTTGGATCGGCCTGTACAGAACCATGTCTTGGTCAGATAAAAGCAACTCTTCATTCAGCAACTGGAAACCTGGACAACCAGATACTTATGGACAAACTAAAACCTGTACTGCTgtgtcatttaataataatgatgaatattattattatcattattattatgggaAATGGACAGGTGAAAACTGTGGTGACGCGTTTCCATTCCTCTGTTACAGCA CAATGCCATCATTACCCTCTCGTCAGTATCACTTTGTGAATGAGAATAAGACCtggactgaagcacagagatactgcagagagaattaCACTGACCTGGCTACTATTGATAACGTGGAGGAAATGAACACACTCCTTAACACAGTAAATTGCAGCTACTCAGGTTTAGCATGGATTGGACTGTATGGTGATGAGGACAGCTGGAGATGGTCTCTGGATGATGATGCTTTCTAccaggaaggagagagagacttcagaGGATGGCCCCATGAACCTGATTACTATAATGAAAacgagatgtgtgtttatattacatCTGATGGAACCTGGTTTGATGGAAACTGTaacaattatttacaatttgttTGCTCTGATG GATGGAATGGAACAAaaagtttcacattgattaaTCAGCCCATGTCTTGGATACAGGCTCAGCATTACTGCACAGTGTATTACACAGACCTGGCCAGTGTGAGGAACCAAGCAGATAATGAACAAATCCTTAATCTCACAGGTGGCTTTAACACTTGGATTGGTCTATACAGAACCAGACTCTGGTCAGACAAACGGGAATATATGTATGAAAACTGGAGACCAGCCACTCAGTTTATACCTGAACAGCCAGATAATGGTGCATATGTTTTTTGGGAATATGGTTTTCAGCACTGCACTGCTGTATCTCTCACAGATTCAGGCTACTGGACAGATGAGAGCTGCATAATCACAATCCCTTTTTTCTGCTATAAGA AATCCTGCACAGCATCCTCATGTTCCCTGTACCAGTATCACTTTATTAATCAGAATAAGACCTGGACCGAAGCACAGAGATACTGCCGAGACAAATACACTGACCTGGCCACCATTAACAGTATAGAAGATGTGACGAGACTCCTTAATACAGCCACAGCATATGACATCTACTCAGGTTTAGCCTGGATTGGACTGTATGATGATCTAAAGAGCTGGAAATGGTCTCTGGGTGATGATTCTTTCTACAAGAATGGAGAGAGAAACTTTAGAAACTGGTATATAAACAAACCAAGGAACTGGATTGGGAACAGTTTATGTGTAGTTTTTTCGAGTTACTCTACACAATGGAGTGAGGAGTCTTGCTCTCATACACttccattcatttgttttgatg GTAGAGTGAATGCCAGTGAAAGCTATGTTTTGGTTAAACAGCGCATGAACTGGACTGAAGCTCAGAGCTACTGCAGAGAATATTACACAGATCTGGTCAGCGTGAGGAACGAGACAGAGAATGACAAGATCGGATTATTATTACATcaatttgattattattattataattattattattataataataattattattaccttGTTTGGATCGGCCTGTATAAAACCAGGTCTTGGTCAGATCAAAGCAACTCTTCTTTTAGCAACTGGAAACCTGGACAACCAGATaattacagacagaatgaaTCCTGTACTGCTGTGTCATTTAATGATTCTGGGAAATGGACTGATGAAAATTGTAGTAACGGTTTTCCATTCCTCTGTTACAGCA CAATGTCCTCAACATCCTCTCTTCAGTATCACTTTGTGAATGAGAATAAGACCTGGATTGAAGCACAGACATACTGCAGAGAGAGTTACACTGACCTGGCTACTATTGATAACATGGAGGAAATGAACACACTCCTTAACACAGTAAATGGCAGCTACTCAGGTTTAGCCTGGATTGGACTGTATGGTGATGAGGACTGCTGGAAATGGTCTCTGGATGATGATGCTTTCTaccaggagggagagagagacttcagaGGATGGCCACATCAACCTGATAACTATAATGGAAACGAGATGTGTGTTTCAATGAACAACAAAGGGGAATGGTTCGACAGGTCTTGTAATGCCAGaaatctatttgtttgttttaatg GTACAAACATATATGTTCAGATTTATAACAGCATGACCTGGGAAGAATCtcagagatactgcagagaAAATTACATAGACTTGGCCAGTGTGAGGAATGAGAATGAACTTCAGCAGATACTGAGCATCATGTATGGCTATGAGATATGGATAGGTCTGTATAGGAACCGGTTATGGTCAGATCAGAGCAACTCAAAATTTACATATTGGAGACCAGCATTTCCAGCACAAGGACCAGAACCTGATAATGGTTTGAATGTATTTGGTCAATATGGAAATCAACACTGCACCGCTGTGGATCATTCAGGCCAATGGACAGATGAAAACTGTTCAGACCGCTTACCTTTTGTCTGCTACACTG ATTTCACTCCAG GTGCTGCTATGGGAGTGCGACTAAAAACCAGATCTAATGACAATCTCATACTCTGA